The following proteins are encoded in a genomic region of Streptomyces sp. NBC_01723:
- the paaE gene encoding 1,2-phenylacetyl-CoA epoxidase subunit PaaE, giving the protein MAPTAPVPAAPVRARRRPAFHRLRVAAVERLCADAVAVSFEIPDELAGEFAFAPGQSLTLRREVDGRDERRSYSICAPAGSVPRIGVRVVPGGVFSSWLVEEVRPGDTVEVMAPTGLFTPDLTVPGHHVLIAAGSGITPMVSIAESVLGADDRSSVTLFYGNRRTDTVMFADELADLKDLHPARFHLAHVLSREPREAEVLSGRLDAGRLSALIGSLVDVEAADHWWLCGPQGMVADAQQVLAGLGVPADRVHRELFFAGDEPVREVRHEETGPQGPVSEVTITLDGRSTTSSLPRGRTVLDGAQQTRPDLPFACKGGVCGTCRALVTDGEADMRRNYALEDAEVDAGYVLTCQTYPVSEKLTVDYDS; this is encoded by the coding sequence ATGGCCCCGACCGCCCCCGTCCCGGCAGCGCCGGTGCGTGCCCGCCGCCGGCCCGCCTTCCACCGTCTGCGCGTGGCCGCCGTCGAGCGGCTGTGCGCGGACGCGGTGGCCGTGAGCTTCGAGATCCCGGACGAGCTGGCCGGGGAGTTCGCCTTCGCGCCCGGCCAGTCGCTCACCCTGCGGCGCGAGGTGGACGGCCGGGACGAGCGCCGCTCGTACTCGATCTGCGCACCGGCCGGTTCGGTGCCGCGCATCGGGGTCCGGGTGGTGCCCGGCGGCGTGTTCTCCTCGTGGCTGGTCGAGGAGGTGCGGCCCGGCGACACCGTCGAGGTCATGGCGCCCACCGGACTGTTCACCCCCGACCTGACCGTCCCCGGCCACCACGTGCTGATCGCGGCCGGGTCGGGCATCACGCCCATGGTGTCCATCGCCGAGTCGGTGCTGGGCGCCGACGACCGGTCGTCCGTCACCCTGTTCTACGGCAACCGCCGCACGGACACGGTCATGTTCGCCGACGAGCTGGCCGACCTGAAGGATCTCCACCCGGCCCGCTTCCACCTGGCCCACGTGCTCTCCCGCGAACCCCGCGAGGCCGAGGTGCTCTCCGGCCGGCTGGACGCCGGACGGCTCTCGGCGCTCATCGGCTCGCTGGTGGACGTGGAGGCCGCCGACCACTGGTGGCTGTGCGGCCCGCAGGGCATGGTCGCCGACGCCCAGCAGGTCCTGGCCGGCCTCGGCGTCCCGGCGGACCGCGTCCACCGGGAGCTCTTCTTCGCCGGCGACGAGCCCGTGCGGGAGGTCCGCCACGAGGAGACCGGCCCGCAGGGACCCGTCAGCGAGGTCACCATCACCCTGGACGGCCGCTCCACCACCTCCTCCCTGCCCCGCGGGCGGACCGTCCTCGACGGAGCCCAGCAGACCCGGCCCGACCTGCCCTTCGCCTGCAAGGGCGGGGTCTGCGGCACCTGCCGCGCCCTGGTCACCGACGGCGAGGCGGACATGCGCCGCAACTACGCCCTCGAGGACGCCGAGGTCGACGCCGGGTACGTGCTGACCTGCCAGACGTACCCGGTCTCCGAGAAGCTGACCGTGGACTACGACAGCTGA
- the paaA gene encoding 1,2-phenylacetyl-CoA epoxidase subunit PaaA: MTTTHAAEAPPPDGLQEHFDATIAHDQRIEPRDWMPEGYRKTLIRQIAQHAHSEIIGMQPEGEWITRAPSLRRKAILFAKVQDEAGHGLYLYSAAETLGADRDDLTERLIEGRQKYSSIFNYPTLSFADVGVIGWFVDGAAICNQVPLCRSSYGPYARAMVRICKEESFHQRQGYELLMTMMRGTTAQREMVQDAVDRWWWPSLMMFGPPDDASPNSAQSMAWKIKRHSNDELRRRFVDMTVPQAEKLGVTLPDPELRWNEEAGHHDFGTPDWDELMRVIKGDGPCNAQRSERRRTAHEEGAWVREAATAHAAKQAARAAKGAVA; the protein is encoded by the coding sequence ATGACCACGACACACGCCGCCGAGGCGCCGCCCCCGGACGGTCTCCAGGAGCACTTCGACGCGACGATCGCGCACGACCAGCGCATCGAGCCGCGCGACTGGATGCCCGAGGGCTACCGGAAGACGCTGATCCGGCAGATCGCCCAGCACGCCCACTCGGAGATCATCGGCATGCAGCCGGAGGGCGAGTGGATCACCCGGGCGCCGTCGCTGCGCCGCAAGGCGATCCTGTTCGCCAAGGTCCAGGACGAGGCCGGCCACGGCCTGTACCTGTACTCGGCGGCCGAGACCCTCGGCGCCGACCGCGACGACCTCACCGAGCGCCTGATCGAGGGCCGGCAGAAGTACTCGTCGATCTTCAACTACCCGACCCTCAGCTTCGCCGACGTCGGCGTGATCGGCTGGTTCGTGGACGGCGCGGCCATCTGCAACCAGGTACCGCTGTGCCGCAGCTCGTACGGCCCGTACGCGCGCGCGATGGTGCGCATCTGCAAGGAGGAGTCGTTCCACCAGCGGCAGGGCTACGAGCTGCTGATGACGATGATGCGCGGCACCACGGCCCAGCGCGAGATGGTCCAGGACGCGGTGGACCGCTGGTGGTGGCCGTCCCTGATGATGTTCGGCCCGCCCGACGACGCCTCGCCCAACTCGGCGCAGTCGATGGCCTGGAAGATCAAGCGGCACAGCAACGACGAGCTGCGCCGCCGCTTCGTCGACATGACCGTCCCGCAGGCCGAGAAGCTGGGCGTCACCCTGCCCGACCCGGAGCTGCGGTGGAACGAGGAGGCGGGGCACCACGACTTCGGCACCCCGGACTGGGACGAGCTGATGCGGGTCATCAAGGGCGACGGCCCGTGCAACGCACAGCGGAGCGAGCGGCGGCGGACCGCCCACGAAGAGGGCGCCTGGGTGCGCGAGGCGGCCACCGCCCACGCCGCCAAGCAGGCCGCCCGCGCGGCGAAGGGAGCGGTGGCATGA
- the paaB gene encoding 1,2-phenylacetyl-CoA epoxidase subunit PaaB, whose amino-acid sequence MTPEKQGWPLYEVFVRGKRGLNHVHVGSLHAADDAMALTHARDLYTRRNEGVSIWVVRSEHIAASTRDEKDPFFAPSADKVYRHPTFYDIPDDVPHI is encoded by the coding sequence ATGACCCCCGAGAAGCAGGGCTGGCCTCTGTACGAGGTCTTCGTGCGCGGCAAGCGCGGCCTCAACCACGTGCACGTCGGCTCGCTGCACGCCGCCGACGACGCCATGGCCCTCACCCACGCCCGCGACCTCTACACCCGGCGCAACGAGGGCGTGAGCATCTGGGTGGTCCGCTCCGAGCACATCGCCGCCTCCACCCGGGACGAGAAGGACCCCTTCTTCGCCCCCAGCGCGGACAAGGTCTACCGCCACCCGACCTTCTACGACATCCCCGACGACGTCCCCCACATCTAG
- a CDS encoding GTP-binding protein — translation MGSAPSLDERDYVRGGATQTAVKILVVGHFAVGKTTLIGSISEIEPLSTEETMTQAAESVDDLGGVQGKTTTTVAMDFGRLTISDRVVLYLFGTPGQQRFVQMWEDMARGALGALVLVDPERLADSFPVIDLIEHYGLDYAIAVNHFDGTPLRDEHALREALDLLDDTPVVTCDARDEKSSAAALTTLVRYLLDRTR, via the coding sequence ATGAGCGGGACTACGTACGCGGCGGGGCGACCCAGACCGCGGTCAAGATCCTCGTCGTCGGACACTTCGCGGTGGGCAAGACCACCCTCATCGGCTCCATCTCGGAGATCGAGCCGCTGTCCACCGAGGAGACGATGACGCAGGCCGCCGAGTCGGTCGACGACCTGGGCGGCGTCCAGGGCAAGACCACCACCACGGTCGCCATGGACTTCGGCCGCCTCACGATCAGCGACCGCGTCGTCCTCTACCTCTTCGGCACCCCCGGCCAGCAGCGCTTCGTCCAGATGTGGGAGGACATGGCACGCGGCGCGCTCGGCGCCCTGGTGCTGGTCGACCCCGAGCGGCTGGCGGACTCCTTCCCCGTGATCGACCTCATCGAGCACTACGGGCTCGACTACGCCATCGCCGTCAACCACTTCGACGGCACCCCGCTGCGTGACGAACACGCGCTGCGCGAGGCGCTCGACCTGCTCGACGACACCCCCGTCGTCACCTGCGACGCCCGCGACGAGAAGTCCTCGGCGGCCGCACTGACCACCCTCGTCCGCTACTTGCTGGACCGCACCCGCTAG
- a CDS encoding flavin-containing monooxygenase: MRVCVIGAGLSGLAVAHSLKERDIGFVCLERAPDVGGIWRQPEAGERGPGYLSLHLNTAKQLTGYAGFPMPSSYPLYPRHSQVAAYLRSFAEWAGLLDHIELRTEVVAVRQGADGAWTVVSRDAGGTESARRFEQVIVASGHHTDPALPDPLPPGADSFDGTILHSLDYRDGADFDGRRVVVVGLGASAVDIAADLSRHAEETVLSVRRGLHIVPKQLFGMSVDEIAEAPWWTEMSFAEQRSWVERSLLVARGRLADYGLPEPDHPVFSSAVTLSDEILSRIRHGAVTPKPAIASFDGDRVVFTDGTSTTADAVVYCTGFHMTFPFLPAGCPVAADGSVELYRRVVPAGRPGLYFVGLVRPVGAITRLVEAQAEWVARIIDGEAELPAAEAMREEIGTYLTSVAQRYGRTEGASIQVDVGPYLAEFRESLPV; encoded by the coding sequence GTGCGCGTGTGTGTGATCGGTGCAGGTCTGTCGGGATTGGCGGTGGCGCACTCGCTCAAGGAGCGTGACATCGGATTCGTCTGCCTGGAGAGGGCGCCCGACGTCGGCGGGATCTGGCGGCAGCCGGAGGCCGGCGAGCGGGGGCCGGGCTACCTGTCGCTGCACCTGAACACCGCGAAGCAGCTGACCGGTTACGCCGGTTTCCCCATGCCGTCCTCGTATCCGCTCTACCCCCGGCACAGCCAGGTCGCCGCGTACTTGCGCTCCTTCGCCGAGTGGGCGGGCCTGCTCGACCACATCGAGCTGCGGACCGAGGTGGTGGCGGTACGCCAGGGCGCGGACGGCGCGTGGACGGTGGTCAGCCGCGACGCGGGCGGCACGGAGTCGGCCCGCCGCTTCGAGCAGGTGATCGTCGCCTCCGGACATCACACCGACCCGGCCCTGCCCGACCCGCTCCCGCCCGGCGCCGACTCCTTCGATGGAACGATTCTGCACTCCCTGGACTACCGTGACGGCGCCGACTTCGACGGACGCCGGGTCGTCGTCGTCGGGCTCGGGGCGTCCGCCGTGGACATCGCGGCCGACCTCTCTCGGCACGCCGAAGAGACCGTGCTGTCGGTGCGGCGGGGGCTGCACATCGTGCCCAAGCAGCTCTTCGGGATGTCGGTCGACGAGATCGCCGAGGCGCCCTGGTGGACCGAGATGTCCTTCGCCGAGCAGCGCAGTTGGGTGGAGCGGTCGCTGCTCGTCGCACGCGGCAGACTGGCGGACTACGGCCTGCCCGAGCCCGACCACCCGGTCTTCTCCTCCGCCGTGACTCTCTCGGACGAGATCCTCAGCCGGATCCGGCACGGCGCCGTGACCCCGAAGCCCGCGATCGCCTCCTTCGACGGCGACCGGGTCGTCTTCACCGACGGCACCTCCACGACCGCGGACGCCGTCGTGTACTGCACGGGCTTCCACATGACCTTCCCCTTCCTGCCGGCCGGCTGCCCGGTGGCGGCGGACGGTTCGGTCGAGCTGTACCGACGGGTCGTCCCGGCCGGCCGGCCGGGTCTCTACTTCGTCGGGCTGGTCCGGCCCGTGGGCGCGATCACCCGGCTGGTGGAGGCGCAGGCGGAGTGGGTGGCGCGGATCATCGACGGCGAGGCCGAACTGCCCGCGGCGGAGGCGATGCGCGAGGAGATCGGCACCTACCTCACCTCCGTGGCCCAGCGCTACGGCCGGACCGAGGGCGCCTCGATCCAGGTCGACGTGGGCCCGTACCTGGCGGAGTTCCGGGAGTCGCTGCCCGTGTGA
- the paaC gene encoding 1,2-phenylacetyl-CoA epoxidase subunit PaaC encodes MSDDHVYLTLAEGHEDDTRWAYGTGFEDPLHGVDTTVPEGVDAAGLAADCVALADDALVSAQRLAEWVTRAPELEEEVALANIGLDLLGQARLLYARAGQADGTGRDEDAFAYFRDAGDFRNVTLAELPRGDFAFAVVRLLVLSSWRLAHFQRLVDHPDPVLAAVAAKGVKELAYHRQYAAEWAVRLGDGTDESRRRMRAALDAVAPYLGELHTAYDVRDEVADVLRQVTEAAGLPLPVYRPLPGSGRAGEHTEHLAPLLTELQGVARAHPEATW; translated from the coding sequence ATGAGCGACGACCACGTCTACCTCACCCTGGCCGAGGGACACGAGGACGACACCCGCTGGGCCTACGGCACCGGCTTCGAGGACCCGCTGCACGGCGTCGACACCACCGTGCCCGAGGGTGTCGACGCCGCCGGACTGGCCGCGGACTGCGTGGCGCTGGCCGACGACGCCCTGGTCAGCGCCCAGCGGCTCGCCGAGTGGGTCACCCGCGCCCCGGAGCTGGAGGAGGAGGTGGCGCTGGCCAACATCGGCCTCGACCTCCTCGGCCAGGCCCGCCTGCTGTACGCGCGCGCCGGGCAGGCCGACGGCACCGGCCGCGACGAGGACGCCTTCGCCTACTTCCGCGACGCCGGCGACTTCCGCAACGTGACCCTGGCCGAACTCCCGCGCGGCGACTTCGCGTTCGCCGTGGTGCGGCTGCTGGTGCTCTCCAGTTGGCGGCTGGCCCACTTCCAGCGGCTGGTGGACCACCCCGACCCGGTCCTCGCGGCGGTCGCGGCCAAGGGCGTCAAGGAACTGGCCTACCACCGGCAGTACGCCGCCGAGTGGGCCGTCCGCCTGGGCGACGGTACCGACGAGTCGCGACGCAGGATGCGCGCGGCGCTGGACGCGGTCGCCCCGTACCTCGGCGAGCTGCACACGGCGTACGACGTACGGGACGAGGTCGCCGACGTGCTGCGCCAGGTCACCGAGGCGGCCGGCCTGCCCCTGCCGGTGTACCGCCCGCTGCCCGGCTCCGGCCGCGCCGGCGAGCACACCGAACATCTGGCGCCGCTGCTCACCGAGTTGCAGGGCGTCGCCCGCGCCCACCCGGAGGCGACATGGTGA
- the paaD gene encoding 1,2-phenylacetyl-CoA epoxidase subunit PaaD produces the protein MVTVLEDTARARRVAERVPDPELPMLTLADLGVLRGVEVGADGTVVASLTPTYSGCPAMAEMRADVAARLRDAGYERVEIRTVLDPPWTSDWITESGRRKLAEHGIAPPGPAPRGGPVPLVLSPTRAAVPCPRCGSADTEETSRFAATSCKALWRCRACREPFEYVKEI, from the coding sequence ATGGTGACCGTGCTGGAGGACACCGCCCGCGCCCGCCGCGTCGCCGAGCGGGTGCCGGACCCCGAGCTGCCCATGCTGACCCTCGCCGACCTCGGGGTCCTGCGCGGCGTCGAGGTCGGCGCGGACGGCACCGTGGTGGCGAGCCTGACCCCCACCTACTCGGGCTGCCCGGCCATGGCCGAGATGCGCGCGGACGTCGCCGCCCGGCTGCGGGACGCCGGATACGAGCGCGTGGAGATCCGCACGGTCCTCGACCCGCCCTGGACCAGCGACTGGATCACCGAGTCCGGCCGACGCAAGCTCGCCGAGCACGGCATCGCCCCGCCCGGTCCCGCACCCCGTGGCGGCCCGGTTCCTCTCGTGCTGTCACCCACCCGGGCGGCGGTGCCGTGTCCCCGCTGCGGCTCGGCGGACACCGAGGAGACCTCACGCTTCGCCGCCACGTCCTGCAAGGCCCTGTGGCGCTGCCGGGCCTGCCGCGAGCCGTTCGAGTACGTCAAGGAGATCTGA
- a CDS encoding cytochrome P450 — MNAHDTAPVPPPGCPAHGSGARVPLHGPEFAADPQAYYEYLRHYGAAAPVELAPGVEATLVTDYAAALQLLQDSGSFRKDARRWRAFNEGKVGPDSPVAPLLAYRPNCMFADGADHLRLRQAVTDSMARVDTRRLSRSTEQISGYLISQFAARGSADLLGDYAKQLPLFVFNELFGCPADIGDRVLFGISGMFDGVNAEKAVEVLFQAVGELVALKRSKPGDDVTSWLMRHEAGLSDEEMVHQLALLLGAGAEPLRNLIGNTLHRLLTHERYAREGGLIDEALDDTLWENPPMSNYAPHYPAADTELAGQHLQAGDLVLVSFAAANTGPALRASRQAGSNRAHLAWSAGPHACPSKEPARHITVTAIEHLFNELPDVELAVPEDSLTWRPGPFNRALATLPARFTPARTGRGAEPRPTPGAAESEAATPARPAERSGMWSQFLNWLTR; from the coding sequence ATGAACGCTCACGACACGGCCCCGGTGCCGCCGCCCGGGTGCCCGGCCCACGGCTCCGGCGCCAGAGTGCCCCTGCACGGACCGGAGTTCGCCGCCGACCCGCAGGCGTACTACGAGTACCTGCGCCACTACGGGGCCGCGGCGCCCGTCGAACTGGCCCCGGGCGTCGAGGCGACCCTGGTCACGGACTACGCCGCCGCCCTCCAGCTGCTCCAGGACTCCGGGTCCTTCCGGAAGGACGCCCGGCGCTGGCGGGCCTTCAACGAGGGCAAGGTCGGCCCGGACAGCCCGGTCGCGCCCCTGCTCGCCTACCGGCCCAACTGCATGTTCGCCGACGGCGCCGACCACCTCAGGCTCCGCCAGGCCGTCACCGACAGCATGGCGCGGGTGGACACCCGGCGGCTGAGCCGGAGCACGGAGCAGATCTCCGGCTACCTCATCTCCCAGTTCGCCGCCCGCGGATCCGCCGACCTTCTCGGCGACTACGCCAAGCAGCTGCCGCTGTTCGTGTTCAACGAACTCTTCGGCTGCCCCGCCGACATCGGCGACCGGGTGCTGTTCGGCATCTCCGGCATGTTCGACGGCGTCAACGCCGAGAAGGCCGTCGAGGTGCTCTTCCAGGCGGTGGGGGAACTCGTCGCGCTCAAGCGGAGCAAGCCCGGCGACGACGTCACCTCCTGGCTGATGCGCCACGAGGCGGGCCTCAGCGACGAGGAGATGGTCCACCAGCTCGCCCTGCTCCTCGGCGCGGGCGCCGAGCCGCTGCGCAACCTCATCGGCAACACGCTGCACCGCCTGCTCACCCATGAGCGGTACGCGCGCGAGGGCGGCCTGATCGACGAGGCGCTGGACGACACGCTGTGGGAGAACCCGCCCATGTCGAACTACGCGCCGCACTACCCGGCCGCCGACACGGAACTCGCCGGACAGCACCTCCAGGCGGGCGATCTCGTGCTGGTCAGCTTCGCCGCGGCCAACACCGGACCGGCCCTCAGGGCCTCCCGCCAGGCCGGCAGCAACCGCGCGCACCTCGCCTGGAGCGCCGGACCGCACGCCTGCCCGTCCAAGGAACCGGCCCGGCACATCACGGTCACCGCCATCGAGCACCTCTTCAACGAGCTGCCCGACGTCGAACTCGCCGTCCCGGAGGACAGCCTGACCTGGCGTCCGGGCCCCTTCAACCGGGCCCTGGCCACCCTGCCGGCCCGCTTCACCCCGGCCCGCACCGGACGCGGTGCCGAGCCGCGGCCGACCCCGGGTGCGGCGGAGTCCGAGGCCGCCACCCCGGCCCGGCCGGCCGAACGCAGCGGCATGTGGAGCCAGTTCCTCAACTGGCTCACACGGTGA
- the paaK gene encoding phenylacetate--CoA ligase PaaK, with protein sequence MSSEPTTGAAPAPRPGEPLPHDLLDDAERLSREQLAELQLGRLRATLRHAYENVELYRKKFDAAGVAPDDCRSLADLSRFPFTTKADLRDTYPFGMFAVPMEDVRRVHASSGTTGRATVVGYTDNDLSTWADVVARSIRAAGGRPGHKVHISYGYGLFTGGLGAHYGAERAGCTVIPASGGMTARQVQIIQDFRPEIIMVTPSYMLTLLDEFERQGVDPRSSSLKVGIFGAEPWTEEMRREIEERMDIHAVDIYGLSEVIGPGVAQECVETKDGLHVWEDHFYPEVVDPLTDAVLPEGEEGEIVFTSLTKEALPVVRYRTRDLSRLLPGTARPAFRRMQKVTGRCDDMIILRGVNVFPTQIEEIVLRTPGVAPHFQIQLSERGRMDHMTVRVEARPDAGPEQREAAARAIVQGVKDGVGVTVEVEVVAPETLERSLGKLRRVRDLRGA encoded by the coding sequence ATGAGCAGCGAGCCGACGACCGGGGCGGCCCCGGCACCCCGCCCGGGTGAACCGCTCCCCCACGACCTGCTGGACGACGCCGAGCGCCTGTCCCGGGAGCAGCTCGCGGAGCTCCAGCTGGGCAGGCTGCGCGCGACCCTGCGGCACGCCTACGAGAACGTGGAGCTGTACCGCAAGAAGTTCGACGCCGCCGGGGTCGCCCCGGACGACTGCCGCAGCCTGGCGGACCTCTCCCGCTTCCCCTTCACCACCAAGGCGGACCTGCGGGACACCTACCCCTTCGGGATGTTCGCCGTCCCGATGGAGGACGTGCGGCGGGTGCACGCCTCCAGCGGCACCACCGGCCGCGCCACCGTCGTCGGGTACACGGACAACGACCTGTCCACGTGGGCCGACGTCGTCGCCCGTTCGATCCGGGCCGCGGGCGGGCGTCCCGGCCACAAGGTGCACATCTCCTACGGCTACGGCCTGTTCACCGGCGGTCTCGGCGCGCACTACGGCGCCGAACGCGCCGGGTGCACGGTGATCCCGGCCTCCGGCGGCATGACCGCGCGCCAGGTGCAGATCATCCAGGACTTCCGGCCCGAGATCATCATGGTCACCCCCTCCTACATGCTCACCCTGCTCGACGAGTTCGAGCGGCAGGGCGTCGACCCGCGCTCCAGCTCGCTGAAGGTCGGCATCTTCGGCGCCGAGCCGTGGACCGAGGAGATGCGCCGCGAGATCGAGGAGCGGATGGACATCCACGCCGTGGACATATACGGCCTGTCCGAGGTGATCGGCCCGGGTGTGGCGCAGGAGTGCGTCGAGACCAAGGACGGGCTGCACGTGTGGGAGGACCACTTCTATCCGGAGGTGGTGGACCCGCTCACGGACGCCGTCCTGCCCGAGGGCGAGGAGGGCGAGATCGTCTTCACCTCCCTCACCAAGGAGGCGCTGCCGGTCGTCCGCTACCGCACGCGCGACCTGTCGCGGCTGCTGCCGGGCACCGCCCGCCCCGCCTTCCGCCGGATGCAGAAGGTCACCGGCCGCTGCGACGACATGATCATCCTGCGTGGGGTGAACGTCTTCCCCACCCAGATCGAGGAGATCGTGCTGCGCACACCGGGCGTCGCCCCGCACTTCCAGATCCAGCTCTCCGAGCGCGGCCGGATGGACCACATGACCGTGCGGGTCGAGGCCCGTCCCGACGCCGGTCCCGAGCAGCGCGAGGCCGCCGCCCGGGCGATCGTCCAGGGCGTCAAGGACGGCGTGGGCGTCACGGTGGAGGTGGAGGTCGTCGCGCCGGAGACCCTGGAGCGCTCCCTCGGCAAGCTCCGCCGGGTCCGGGATCTGCGCGGCGCGTGA
- a CDS encoding tryptophan dimethylallyltransferase family protein: MTAAPTGTDPRGVPTLGALTGGQLRRLGAVAGLAGADIETYARVLTDSLGPVAGRPLHLPPPYRTFLSDDHTPVEFSLSFRPDAAPVLRVLIEPGCGADSLAHNGRAGLETVREMARRWRFGTGPLDEVTDLFLPPAPHGPLALWCALELTPGGVPKVKVYLNPAANGEERSAATVREALRRLGLGRAYANLPPGSGHPFLALDLGDWEEPRVKVYVRHDSLTSARAGRLSRMIPEPVPAMVEGFFRTVAGAGPGATGLDGLPGLSCHSFTGPADPRPSGFTLHIPVRDYAPHDGEALARASRLLQRHGMDASMLVRALAAVTDRRPEDGVGLIAYLALALQRGRPPRVTAYLSSEAYAVRPPAAMPARHPVAVH, from the coding sequence GTGACCGCCGCGCCGACGGGTACGGACCCGCGGGGCGTGCCGACACTCGGCGCCCTCACGGGCGGCCAGCTGCGAAGACTCGGCGCGGTCGCCGGCCTCGCCGGAGCGGACATCGAGACCTACGCCCGGGTCCTGACGGACTCCCTGGGGCCGGTGGCCGGACGGCCGCTCCACCTGCCGCCGCCCTACCGCACCTTCCTCTCCGACGATCACACCCCCGTCGAGTTCTCCCTCTCCTTCCGGCCGGACGCGGCCCCCGTCCTGCGGGTGCTCATCGAACCGGGCTGCGGCGCAGACAGCCTGGCTCACAACGGCCGGGCCGGACTGGAGACGGTCCGGGAGATGGCGCGCCGGTGGCGTTTCGGAACCGGCCCCCTCGACGAGGTGACGGACCTCTTCCTGCCGCCCGCTCCGCACGGCCCCCTGGCCCTGTGGTGCGCGCTGGAACTGACACCCGGCGGTGTGCCCAAGGTCAAGGTCTACCTGAACCCCGCCGCCAACGGGGAGGAACGTTCCGCCGCGACGGTGCGCGAGGCGCTGCGCCGACTGGGGCTCGGGCGGGCCTACGCCAACCTGCCCCCGGGCAGCGGTCATCCGTTCCTCGCCCTGGACCTGGGGGACTGGGAGGAACCCCGGGTGAAGGTCTACGTGCGCCACGACAGCCTGACCTCCGCCCGTGCCGGGAGGCTGTCCCGCATGATCCCGGAGCCGGTTCCGGCCATGGTCGAAGGCTTCTTCCGCACGGTCGCGGGCGCCGGGCCCGGGGCGACGGGACTCGACGGGCTGCCCGGCCTGTCCTGCCACTCCTTCACCGGCCCGGCGGACCCCCGGCCCAGCGGGTTCACCCTGCACATCCCGGTCAGGGACTACGCCCCGCACGACGGGGAGGCCCTGGCCCGGGCGTCGCGGCTGCTGCAACGGCACGGCATGGACGCCTCGATGCTGGTCCGGGCGCTGGCCGCCGTCACCGACCGGCGGCCGGAGGACGGGGTCGGGCTCATCGCCTACCTGGCGCTGGCCCTCCAGCGGGGCCGGCCGCCGCGGGTGACGGCGTACCTCTCCTCGGAGGCGTACGCGGTCCGGCCGCCCGCCGCGATGCCGGCCCGGCATCCGGTCGCGGTGCACTGA
- the paaI gene encoding hydroxyphenylacetyl-CoA thioesterase PaaI, with product MSQATGPTPTETMFSADEASRGLGIELVEHGEGTAVLRMTVTPAMVNGHRIAHGGYLFLLADTAFACACNSHGPVTVAAGADIVFVAPARQGDVLVARAEERARFGRSGVYDVSVRRGDEVIAEFRGRSRSMRDTTGDRTPGTTTKEPR from the coding sequence ATGTCGCAGGCCACTGGGCCGACACCCACGGAGACGATGTTCTCCGCGGACGAGGCCTCCCGGGGGCTGGGCATCGAGCTGGTCGAGCACGGCGAGGGGACCGCCGTACTCCGGATGACCGTGACCCCGGCGATGGTGAACGGACACCGGATCGCCCACGGCGGCTATCTGTTCCTGCTCGCCGACACCGCCTTCGCCTGCGCCTGCAACAGCCACGGTCCGGTGACCGTCGCGGCCGGCGCCGACATCGTCTTCGTCGCCCCGGCCCGCCAGGGCGACGTCCTCGTGGCCCGCGCCGAGGAACGGGCCCGGTTCGGCCGCAGCGGCGTGTACGACGTGAGCGTGCGGCGCGGCGACGAGGTGATCGCGGAGTTCCGCGGACGCAGCCGCAGCATGCGGGACACCACCGGGGACCGGACGCCGGGCACGACGACGAAGGAGCCGCGATGA